Genomic segment of Paenibacillus sp. FSL R5-0623:
TCGGCATCCTCTCGACCAATAAGCCCCAGTCCATAGATGTAACGGGCCTTTACGTTCCCTTCCCCGTCCAGCTCCATCAACACCCGGCTCAGTTCATGTGCATCGTCGATGACATAGCGGGTCACTTGCCCTCGCTGCGCGAGTTCAATCCGGTCTCCCTGCGGGTTGTACCGATACTTCAGTTTCCCTGCCTTCACCAGACGGTTCCGAGCATCGTATTCGTAAGCGGAAGCGGTGTTACCATCCGTTGCATACAGCAGATTACCGTTGGCATCAATCTCGACAGGATAGTCCCCCACACGCTGAAGCCGGTTATCCCAGGTGTAGTGCAGATGCTGCGTGGGTGAAGTACTCGTGAATTCCGTTTCAGACACCCCGACCTGTTCACTCGTCAGGTTCCCGGATGGATCATACGTGTAGTGTACAACACGACCTGGTTCGGCGCCACTGCGCAGACGTTTCAAGGTATCATACGTATACTGTTTGTTTTCTTCCTTCAGCAGCAAGCCGCTTGGGCTATATTCGTACTTAAATTGCTGTAAACGAATGCCCTGTACGCTCGTATCCGTCAGCCGAGTCAGTTGGCCTGCGGCATCGTATTCCCGTTGCTCCTGGCTGCCGTTCGGGCGTCGGGTGTCGATGAGCTTCCCACTCGCATCATAGCGGTACCGGGTCAGGCGGCCGTTCCAGTCCTTCACTTCAGCCAGTTCACCTGTGGCCTGGTAGCGATATTCTACTACTTTGCCATCCGGATAGGTCAGTGCCGTCATCCGGCCTGCCGCATCATACGCATATTGCAGCAAATGTCCAAATCCATCGGTTCGCGTGAGCAAGCGGCCTGCCGCATCATAGGTTCGTTCCTCATGCTGCTCGGCTTCGAGCACACGCGCCACTTGTCCATCGGGCGTGTAGGTCAGCACAATTTCGCCCGCTTCATCGGTTGCCCGGATCAGGCGGCCCGCGGCATCATACGCGTAGCGGGTTTCCTGTCCCTTGGCATCCAGCTTGGCATTTAGCCAGCCGCGTTCATCATACGTATACGCCGTCCGTGCACCTACCGCATTCGTTTCCTGCAGCAAGCGACCACTGCGGTCATACGTTAGATGGGTCTCGTTTCCACTGGCATCAGTGTAACTTGTATTGCGATCTTCCCCATCCCATGTCTGGCGATAGGTCACTTCATCTGCGCCTTCGCCTTGAATGACTTCGGTCAGACGGTGCGCGGCATCGTAGCGATAATGGCGGGTATGACCATCTGCGTCGGTATCTTCGACGCGTTGATGGAGGGCATTGAACCGCAGCCGCGTCATGTGGCCGAGTCCATCCTGCCATGCCACGGGACGACCAGCCGCATCATAGGTCAGTTGCTGGACCGTCCGACCTTCGCCATCGATGACGGAGACCAAGCGACCTGCGCCATCATAGTAATACTTCGTGATGTGTCCTAATGCATCGGTCACGGTCTGTAATCGACCTGCGGCATCATAAGAGAGCTGCGTGGTTTCGCCCAGTGCATTCGTCTCGGCAATCAGGCGGTTTTCGGCATCATAGGTATACTGCCGGGTGTGACCGAGCGCATCGGTGATGCTCGCCACTTCCCCGTTCAGCGTATACGTATAGTGCATGGAGGCTCCAGACGGACGGGTCTCTCGAATGCGCTGCCCACTGGCATCATACAGGGTCTGCCACGTGAGGCCTAGAGGGTCGGTGATGGATGTCAGGCGATCTGCACCATCGTAGCTCCGGCGACTCACGCTTCCTGCGGCATCCGTGAGTTCGACCAGTCGACCTGCTTCATCCCAGCCCACCTGTAAACGTCGACCTTCCGGATCCAGCGTATGCTGCAGTTCACCTGTCTCGCTGTAGGCATAGGTCCAGATGGCTCCCATGAAGTCCTGGTACGTGGCTGTTTGTCCCGTTTTGGTGTAGACCCACTTGGCTGTACTACCATCTGGACGGCTCACTTCGGTCAGTCGTTGTTGTTCATCGTACTGGTAGCGGGTTACGCCGCCTTCGGCATCCGTTTCACGCTCAACTTGGTGGTGCATGGTATAGTGATATTCCGTTTCATGATCCAAAGGATCGATTTCACGAATCAGATGTCCCTCTTCATCGTAGACATACGTTGTTGTTTCGCCCAGTGGGTTGGTGACACTGGCCATCTGTCCCTGCGGCGTGTAGGTATAACGTGTAATACCGCCATCTTCAGCATGTACTTCGAGGAGCTGTAAGGCATCATCATGCACAAGGATGCGCGCCTGACCCAAACGATTGGTAACGGTAGTCCACGTCTGACCCGGATGGCTCTCGGTATCATATGCCATCCGCCCTGCTGCACCGGATGGGTCGGTTTGCGCAATGATTCGGTTTTTCTCATCGTAGGTATTGGTAAACTGAACAACGCCGGCTTCGCTCAGCGACATCAGACGCCCTTCGCCGTCATGGGTCATTTCCGTGATCGTACCGTCCGGTTCGGTTAGACGCACCAGGAATCCTGCGCTATCATAGCCAAATGTCGCTCCACGCAAGGCATCCCTGACCGCGGCAAGGTTTCCTTCCGCAGTGTAGTCCAGTGTCAGCACACGTCCCGTGACCCGGTCCTGCAACTGCTGGAGTTTTCCTTCTTCATCATAGACCAGATCAAGTGACAGTCCGTCCTTGTTGGTGTGACGAAGCAGTACGCCATTGAGATCGAATTGGTACATTTCGCGCGGACTACGGGCTGTATAGAGCCAACCCTGCTCGGTGTAGGTCAGCTCGTCATGGTTCACATCCAGGTCATCACTGCGGTAACGGCCGTCCCCTTGGTGTGTAAATCGGTTTTTCCGTCCCGGCGTCCAGCAGACATCCACGATGGGTTGGAATGCATCACTAGCTTCGGTTTCGGTCTGGTAATCCTTTGGAGTGATGTCCAACCGCAGACCATATTGATGTGTCCAAGCTGGGCCTAGCTCTCCCCGTTGCAACAGTCCCGAATGGTAGATTAGGGTAAAGGGCCAGTCGGCTGCTCCATGCAGCGTCAGCAAACTATGATTCATAAACTGATGACCGGTCGCTGCGTGAATCGGGTCCTCCACTTTACTTTCTGCGTGTGATTTTTGAGGATTCTGCGTTTCAGTGGTTCGCCCTGTAGATGGTTGATGTGGCGAAGAATCAACATCCTTCGACTTGGGCGCCCCTGGTACCTCTGCGCCTTTCGGAGCGTTACCTCCGGGTGTCTTCTTTATCATCGAAGCGGCCGCTGCAGAGCCCGTTCCTGCCGCCGTTCCTGCTGCAGCCGCTGCTTTCTCGGCATCGGTGAGTCCCGTATCGTGGCGTGTGGACCCGGCATCGCTTGGCGCATCGTCTGCTTTGCCCGTTGGTTTGTTACTCGTCATCGGCGCGTCACCTGTATCCCTGGAGCCTGCGGGGGCTTCACCTGCCTTGGTCGACTTCGGCGTCGCTCCGGCCATATCCTCCCCGGCTTCTCGGGTCGAGTTCCCGGGCACGCCCGCCTTGTTCGGGCTGGTCGGGATCGCATCGATTGCTTCATCGGCGTTGCGACCGACGGTTTTTGCTGCATCTGCAGCGTCATCCGCATGTTTAACGGTTTTTCCCGTCAGTTCCAGCGCCTCATCCGCATACTTGAAGAGGGAAGCGGCCTTATTGGCTCCTTTCCCCAGCGGCCCCAGCACGGCAAGACCACGCTCATACCAGGCCAGTTTCTCTCCGGTCAGCAGATCCCGACCTGTGATGGCCTCGATAATCCCTTTCACATTGCCAACGACAGGCAAGAAATCCAGCACCGTCCCCAATGCAAAGGTGAGGAAGCTCGCCAGCTTCCCCCAGTTGAATTTTTTGCCCTCCCGATCCGCTTGTTCATATTCTTCTCGTTTGCGACGGGTCAACTCCGACAACAGTTCCAGCTTGCTTTGCAAGCCGTCCAGTTCCCGCATCAGGTGGGTGAATGTGCTTTGTACCCCACCTTGGCTGAGGGTTTTATAGCTTAGGCTGTTCATGGACCGATTCAGGTCCGCGCGCAGATCCCCCATCTCATCCGCGGCTCCATTCAGACTTTTTGAGGTCCGCTTCAGGTCAGATAGGCTGACTTCCAATTTCATGTCTGTTCCTCTTTTCTATGTACAATGACGTTGCAATTCATTTTTTTAAATTGATACTTCTTCCTTTGCTCATCGTTCTAAATAAATGCGGTACACCGTAAGGCATACCGCAAATGAGTCTACAGTGTTCTCTTTAAAAATGACTTAGACTATATCCTGCTATTTCTCTTTTCTACATCTGAAACTAATGCGGTACCTGCGCACTGAAATCATCCCGGCTGGAGCGATCCGCATGGTAGAAGACCACGTCTCCGTCCCGCAACGTAAAGCTGTTTCCATAGCTATCCTCTACCTCACGCTGGAATCCTTCCAGCAACCATTGATTCATCAGCGGGGCATGGATATATTGCAGATGCGGTGCCGCCAGATTTCCCTCTCGAATGGACTCGAAGTTGAAGTTCACTACGATATACCCATCCTTCAAGAAGATCGGCGATTTAGCATCCAATCCGCCATGCGTACGTCCATACTCAGCCAAGTTTGTTCCCGCTTGAACTACATAGGGCTCGGCGGGCAGACTGTATTCCCCATACCATTGTTGAATGGCTGCATTCGCACGCAGGACATCTGCACTGGCGGTGGTGGGAATATTCGTTTTCGGACCGATAAACGTTCGAAGTTGCTCTGGCATCAAGAGCAGGCTATATCCGCCTACCGGAGTTT
This window contains:
- a CDS encoding RHS repeat-associated core domain-containing protein, with product MKLEVSLSDLKRTSKSLNGAADEMGDLRADLNRSMNSLSYKTLSQGGVQSTFTHLMRELDGLQSKLELLSELTRRKREEYEQADREGKKFNWGKLASFLTFALGTVLDFLPVVGNVKGIIEAITGRDLLTGEKLAWYERGLAVLGPLGKGANKAASLFKYADEALELTGKTVKHADDAADAAKTVGRNADEAIDAIPTSPNKAGVPGNSTREAGEDMAGATPKSTKAGEAPAGSRDTGDAPMTSNKPTGKADDAPSDAGSTRHDTGLTDAEKAAAAAGTAAGTGSAAAASMIKKTPGGNAPKGAEVPGAPKSKDVDSSPHQPSTGRTTETQNPQKSHAESKVEDPIHAATGHQFMNHSLLTLHGAADWPFTLIYHSGLLQRGELGPAWTHQYGLRLDITPKDYQTETEASDAFQPIVDVCWTPGRKNRFTHQGDGRYRSDDLDVNHDELTYTEQGWLYTARSPREMYQFDLNGVLLRHTNKDGLSLDLVYDEEGKLQQLQDRVTGRVLTLDYTAEGNLAAVRDALRGATFGYDSAGFLVRLTEPDGTITEMTHDGEGRLMSLSEAGVVQFTNTYDEKNRIIAQTDPSGAAGRMAYDTESHPGQTWTTVTNRLGQARILVHDDALQLLEVHAEDGGITRYTYTPQGQMASVTNPLGETTTYVYDEEGHLIREIDPLDHETEYHYTMHHQVERETDAEGGVTRYQYDEQQRLTEVSRPDGSTAKWVYTKTGQTATYQDFMGAIWTYAYSETGELQHTLDPEGRRLQVGWDEAGRLVELTDAAGSVSRRSYDGADRLTSITDPLGLTWQTLYDASGQRIRETRPSGASMHYTYTLNGEVASITDALGHTRQYTYDAENRLIAETNALGETTQLSYDAAGRLQTVTDALGHITKYYYDGAGRLVSVIDGEGRTVQQLTYDAAGRPVAWQDGLGHMTRLRFNALHQRVEDTDADGHTRHYRYDAAHRLTEVIQGEGADEVTYRQTWDGEDRNTSYTDASGNETHLTYDRSGRLLQETNAVGARTAYTYDERGWLNAKLDAKGQETRYAYDAAGRLIRATDEAGEIVLTYTPDGQVARVLEAEQHEERTYDAAGRLLTRTDGFGHLLQYAYDAAGRMTALTYPDGKVVEYRYQATGELAEVKDWNGRLTRYRYDASGKLIDTRRPNGSQEQREYDAAGQLTRLTDTSVQGIRLQQFKYEYSPSGLLLKEENKQYTYDTLKRLRSGAEPGRVVHYTYDPSGNLTSEQVGVSETEFTSTSPTQHLHYTWDNRLQRVGDYPVEIDANGNLLYATDGNTASAYEYDARNRLVKAGKLKYRYNPQGDRIELAQRGQVTRYVIDDAHELSRVLMELDGEGNVKARYIYGLGLIGREDADGTYLSYHYDLRGSTTLLTDEQNRVTDRYTYGLYGELEQHEGLTQQPFAYNGRDGVMTDANGLYYMRARYYNPNLKRFLNRDVIRGEIQDGQTFNRYAYVNGNPVSYIDPLGLMGCETGGTGKQKESFVDMMDSVEATRYESYWKQGHGSLEKIKENGQEIWKVMNGKEINTRQRVYTVPGERSIKDIKINNKTGETYVRETIFDQYGRRIGNNDFTDHGRNDIATHTIPHHHPNSFLNPDQHGKGVPGLHPQTPKGRK